The window TCCGGGCGACGACGGCACCGACGGACTCCGCGCGGAGCCAGGTCGCCTCGTCGTGGCCGGCGTCCGCGGCCCACTCGGTCAGTTCGTCGACCGCGGGTTCTGCCGGATCTCGGAGGGGGATCTCGTCGTCGTCGAGCCGCGAGAGGTCCGCGCGCCAGTCCGGGCGCGTCCGGTCGAGGTGCGCCCGCACGCGGCGGTCGAGTTCCGAGCGGAGCTCGGAGACGAACTCCCGCGTCTCGCGGAGTTCGCGAAGCGTCACGTCCGCGTCTTCGAGTTCCCCGCGGACGAGGTCGGCGTCGGCGTTCGCGGGGGCGTCTTCGCCGTCGCCGGCGGCGGTGTCCTTTCCGGCTGCCTCGAACTCGACGGGCTGGAGCACGCGGGTCAGTTCGTTCTCCGCGTCGCGGAGCGTCGCGTCGCCGACGCCGTCGCTCACGAGGTCGCGCACGCGCGGTTCGAGCATATGGGCCTCGTCGCAGACGACGAACGTCTCCTCGTCGACGATCGCGCCGGTGAACGAGCCAACGGTCGTCGGGTCGAAGGCGTGGTAGTAGTTCCCCAGGACCACTTCGACGTGCGGCAGGACCGCGCCCATCACCGAGTGCGGACACGTGCCGTACCCCGCGCTCAGCCGGACGAGTTCCTCGGGCGCGATGTGGCCGTGCTCGGTCAGATCGAAGGGGACCGCCTCGATCGGATCGCCGTCCTCCGGCACGTCGTCGAGGAACGTCGCGTAGAAGGGGCAGTACTCGGTGTCGCCGTACTCGGCCGTCTCCGGGAGGTACGGGGTCGGTTCGCCCGCAGTGGAAAGGTAGTCGGGCCCCTGAGTCGATCCGGAGTCCAAGAGGCCGGTCTGGGTCTCTCTGGCCTCCGAGACCAGGGTCCCGGCCGACGTCTCGCCGCCCTCACCCACCAGGTTCCTGGTCCGCTCGCGGAGGCCCTCACAGCGGTCGTACACCGTCTCGTCGTCGACGCCCGCGACGCCCTCGCGGCTGTAGGGACAGACGTCGGCCTTCCCGACGAGCGTCAGGCCCGAGACGGGCTGCCACCCCTCGGGGAGGTTCCCGTTGATCGTCTCCAGGTCCGACTCGAACTGCCGGAGTTGCTGTTTGACGCTGGTCAGGACCAGCACGCGCTCGTAGTCGGAGTCCGGATCGCGGACCCGGTCTATCCCCGCGGTGAGCGCGAGCATCGTCTTGCCGGTACCACAGGCACCCTCGACGACCAGAAAGCCGTTCTCCTCGGCGGCCTCGACGGCGGCGTCGATACCGTCGGCTTGCTCGGGATACGGCTCGTCGTGACCGAAGACGGCCTGCCAACTCACGTCTCGCAGTCGCCCCGCTGCGTTCATATCGGTGTCGGTGGATGGCCGCGGCTTCGTATGTGAACGTTCGGGCGTGAGAGAATCCGGACGAAAAGGGAGGGTTACCCGACGACTCAGTCGACGTCCGCAGAGTCGCCCACGCAGACGACGAGTGAGTCGCGCGTCGGCGCGTACACCTTCATCTCTCTCCCCTTCACCGAGTACCGGGTGTCGACGACGCGGACGAGACCGGCCTCCCGGAGGTTGTCGAGGTGGTGTCGGACGTTCTGCAGCGACGTCCCGACGCCGTCAGCGAGTTCAGAGGCGGTGGCGGGGTCGTTCTGGAGGGCCGTGAGCGTCGAGCGGGCGGTGTCGGCGGCGAGGCAGTTGATGAGCCGCGCGGCTTCGTCGTCGTCGAGCGGGAGGACACGGAGATCGCCACCATCTTCCTCGGTCGCACCTCGATCCGGTTCCGGCGGTAGCACGCCCGACATACGACGTAATTCCGCGTTCTCGGACCTAAACGTTTCGGATTTCCGACACACATCCGGTCACGCGTGATCCGATAGGTCACGCATCTCGCGGTCGTCTCGGTGATCGAGGGGACGCGGTCGCAATTACCGACCCGTCGCCTTTTAGGTCGGCTCGGACCCAACTGCCACCGATGATCACGAGCGACCGGATGGCCGCCGTCGACCGCAACGCCGAGGCGCTCTGCGTCCCGCGGAAGCAGTTGATGGAGTCGAGCGGCAACGCCGTCGCCCGCGCGGTCCGCGGCCTCGCGGACGCGGGCGCGTCCGTCACCGTCGTGGCCGGCCGGGGGAACAACGGCGGCGACGCGTTCGTCGCGGCGCGGTTCCTGGACGACTACGAGGTGTCCGTCCGCCTGCTCGGCCGCCCGGAGTCGATCGCGACCGACATCGCCCGGGAGAACTGGGAGGCGCTCCGCGCGGCGGAGTGCGACGCGGAGGCGGTGACTGACTCCGCGAACCTGGACCTCGGCGACCCCGACGTCGTCGTCGACGCGATGCTCGGAACCGGCGTGACGGGCGCGCTCCGCGAACCCGAGGCGACGGCCGCGAAGGCGGTCAACGACCTCGACGCGTCGGTGCTCTCGGTCGACGTCCCCTCCGGCGTCGACGCCGACACCGGCGAGTCCGCGGGCGTCGCCGTCGACGCCGATCGCGTGGTGACGTTCCACGACGAGAAGCCCGGCCTGTCGGCGCTCGACGCCGAGGTCACCGTCGCAGACATCGGGATCCCGGCGGCCGCAGAACGGTTCACGGGGCCGGGCGACCTGTTGGCCCTGGACCGGCCGTCACAGAGCCACAAGGGCGACTTCGGAGAGGTGCTCGTCGTCGGCGGGGGCCCCTACACCGGCGCGCCGGCGCTCGCCGCGCAGTCGGCGCTCCGCGCGGGAGCGGATCTCGTCCGCGTCGCCTGCCCCGAGGCCGTGGCCCGGGAGATCCAGGGCTACAGCGAGAACCTCATCCTCCGCCCGTACGACGGCGAGCGTCTCGCGAGCGAACACGTCGAGGACGTCCTGTCGCTCGCGGCCGACCACGACGTCGCCGTCCTGGGCCCCGGACTCGGGGATCACGAAGAGACGCTCGCGGCGGTCGCGGAGTTCCTCGAACGCTACGACGGCACGGCGGTCGTCGACGCCGACGCGCTGCAGGTGGTACCCGAAGTCGATACGGAGGCGACGCTGCTGTGCACGCCCCACCAGGGGGAGTTGCGAAAGATGGGCGGCGAGACCGACGAGGACTGGCGGACGAGAGCCGACCTCGCCTCGGAATTCGCGGCCGAACTCGGCCACGTCCTGCTCGTGAAGGGCGCCTACGACGTGATCGCCGCGGGCGACGAGACGAGGGTGAACCGGACCGGGAACCCGGGGATGACCGTCGGCGGCACCGGCGACGTCCTCGCGGGGGCGGCCGGCGCGCTGGCGTGCGTCCTCTCGCCCTTCCAGGCGGCCGCCGTCGCCGCCTACGCGAACGGCCGCGCCGGGGACGCGGCGGTGGAGGAGAACGGGTACGGCCTCCTGGCGACGGACCTGATCGATCGACTGCCCGCGGCACTTCGGAGTGACACACGATGACATCTGACGAGAACACCGACGAGACCACGGAGCACAGAGACGGGGAGGCGACCGCCTCCGAGGACGACGCCGACTCCCAACGCACGGACGGCGGCGACCGCGCCGCCGGAGACGACGACGCGGAACTCACCCACGTTGACGAGACGGGCGACGTCCAGATGGTCGACGTCGGGTCGAAGCCCGACTCGAAGCGGCGCGCGGTGGCGCGCGGCGAGATCCACCTCTCGGCGTCGACGATCGGTGCGATCCGCTCCGACGCGGTCGAAAAGGGTGACGTGCTCGCGACCGCCCGGATCGGTGCGGTGCAGGCGGTCAAACACACCTGGGAGACGATCCCGATGTGCCACCAGATCCCGATCACGAACGTCGACACCGACTTCGACGTCCGCGAGGAGTGCGTACGGCTCACCGTGACCGTCGAGACGACCGGCAAGACCGGCTGCGAGATGGAGGCCCTGGAGGGCGTCACGACGGGGTTGAACGTCGTCTGGGACATGGTGAAGGCCGCCGAAAAGGACGGGTCCGGACAGTATCCGGGAACGCGGATCGGCGGCGTCGAGGTCCTCACGAAGGAGAAGCGACGGGTCGACGAATCGGACTGAGCCTGCGTTCGGACTCGGCCACGGAGCGAGCCGTGAACTACGGGCTGTCGACGCTCGCCTCGGAGACGTCCCCCGATTCGGCGGACCCCGGCGGCGCGCGCACTTCGGCGGCCTTCGACCGGGCCTTCTCGACGATGGCCGGACGGGCCGAGAACTCGACGAGGACGTCCTCGCCGGTGTACTCCTCGCGCTCGACGTTGCCGTGGTCGTAGAGCCACGAGACCAGGCTCATCGCGTCGTCCGAGAGCGGCAAGAGCAGCCGTTCCTCGCGCCAGTCGGGCAGTTCGGCCTCGATCCGCGCGGTGAGTTCCTCGACGTTCTCGCCGGTGAGCCCCGAGACGGCGACGGGGTTGGGCGCGAGCGCGTCCAGCGCCGCGCGCTTCTCCGCCAGTTCGTCGTCGTCGACGCGGTCGATCTTGTTGAGGACGGTGACGATCGGCGCCTCGTTGCGCTCGTAGAGCGTGTCGTGACAGGTGACGAGCTTCTCGCGCATCTCCTCGACGGACTCGGAGGCGTCGACGACGAGCAACACGAGGTCCGCGCGGTAGACCGAGTCCAGCGTCGACTCGAAGGACTCGACGAGCCAGTGGGGGAGATCGGAGATGAACCCGACCGTGTCGGTCAGGAGGACGTCTCTGGTCCCGGTGTCCGCGCGGCGGGTCGTCGTCCCGAGCGTCGTGAACAGGCGGTCTTCGGACTCGGCGGTCGGGTCGAGGTCCGGGTGGAGGTCCTCGTTCTCGGAGACGTCGAGGTCGTCGGCGAGCTGTCGCATCAGCGTCGACTTGCCGGCGTTCGTGTAGCCCGCGAGCGCGACGAGATCGAAGCCCGATTCCCGGCGCTGCTCGCGGCGGGTCTCCTCTTTCTCGGCGATGGCGTCGAGTTCCTGCTTGATGCGGGAGATCTGCGCTTTGATGTCGCGCTCGCGGCTCTCGTCGTACTCGCCGAGCCCCATGAACCCGGGGCGCTCGTCGCGTTTCGCCAACGACGCCTTCGCCTCCGCGCGCGGGAGTTCGTAGCGCAACTCGGCGAGTTCGACCTGCAACTGCGCCTTCCGAGTGTTCGCGCGCTGGCCGAAGATCTCCAGGATGAGCGTGAAGCGGTCGATCACCTCGACGCCCTCCGGCAACTTCCCGCCGATGTTGTACGTCTGATACGGGCCCAGTCGGTTGTCGACGACGACCGCCTGGGCGTCGGTTTCTCTCACTAACGCCGCGAGTTCCTCGACTTTCCCCTCGCCGAAGTGGTAAGCGGCGTCCTCCTCGCGCGACTGCGAGAGCCGGCCGACGACGTCGTAGCCGGCCGCGCTCGCCAGGTCCGCGATCTCGGTCAGATCGGCGTCGTCGCCGCCGTCCACCCGCTTGGCGACGACGACGGGGCTCGTTCCGCTCATACGTCCACCGCGCACGCGGCGGCCTCGAAGTGGTTCACCTGCACTGTCTGAGAGGAGATACGCGGCCGAACCACTTGAACGCTACCCGCGTTGACGCGCGCAGTCCGCCCAGCCGGACTCCCGACGTCTGCCACCCCGTGTCACGAGTTCACTCAAGAATGGCACGCTATATAGGATTTAAAATCATCTATCACTCGTATTTTATAGATTAGTTTAACTTTGTTCGGCTATAAGAAAGGATACTCTATGATACGTCGTATTCGTTCGCAGTTTCTCCCACCCGACGCGACGCTTTTCGTCGCGCTCGCGACGGTCTGGGGGCTGTCGTTCGTCGCCATCGAAGCCGGACTCGCCCACGTGCCACCGCTCTTCTTTGCGGCCCTTCGCTACGCACTCGCCGGCGTGCTCGTCCTCGCGTACGCCGCGGTCACGACCGATCGCCTGCGCCCCCGCGGCCGCACGGAGTGGTTGAACGTCGCCGTCGTCGGCGGGTTCCTCGTCGGCGCGTACCACGCTCTCCTGTACCTCGGGCAGCTGTCGGTCCCCGGCCCGGTCGCCGCGGTCGTGGTGAGCCTCTCGCCCGTGCTGACCGCGGCGTTCGCGGCCGTGCTCCTCGACGACTCCCTCGACGCGGTCGCGGCCGGCGGCTTCCTGCTCGGCCTCGTCGGCGTCGCCGTCGTGGCCGACTTCGACCTCGGGAACCTCCTGACCGCCGACGTCCTCGGGATCGGACTCCTGCTCGTCGCGGCCGCGGCCTTCGCGCTCGGATCGGTGCTCTCGACGCCGCTTCGGACGACGCTCGCCGACGTGTCGATGCAGGCGTGGGCGATGCTCGTCGGCGCGGGTCTGCTCTTCGCGGGATCGATCGCTCGGGGCGAGCCTGTCGCCACCGTCGAGTGGACGACGACCGCACTCGCCGCCCTGGCGTACCTGACGCTCTTCTCGGGCGTGCTCGGCTTCCTGATCTACTTCGCGCTGCACGAGCGCGTCGGCCCCGCCGAGAGCAACCTGGTGAGCTACTTCCAGCCGATTGTCGCCGCGCTCGCGGGGTGGGCTCTCCTCGGACAGACCGTCACCGAGACCACCGTCCTCGGCTTCCTCGGCATCTTCGCCGGCTTCGTGCTCGTGAAACACGAGATCGTCCGCGAGCGGCTGGGCATAGGCGGTGCGCACTTCGCCCCGCGGAACCCGATGCTTACCTTCAGCTGCCGGGTCATCGAGCGCGGTCGCGGGCTCACCTTCGAACGCGACGTCGCCTCCGAGGACCTCTACGGGTCGACGACGAGTGGCTTCGGCCACGACGCCGACTGAGTAGGCCGTACAGCCGGTTTCACGAGCCGTTTCTTTCGGCGTTAATTCGGTGAATCAACCACCAGCTCGTGCGTGCTACTTGATCCAAGTATAGAATCCTCTGAATAGATTTTTGAACCCAATATCTGCTCCGAGTACAACAAGAACAAACAGATACGCCAGTAATGACAGGCAACTGTTTAATATTTGTGTCGTGCTTGCTGACCCTAATCCAGTCAAGAATAGAAGTGTGGCCACTCCACCGCCGAGCTTCATAAACAATACAATGAATATTATCGTATCCGGGTCAAGTGCGTCACCGATCCACCACCAAAGCAAAGCGAGCGAAATGCTGACCCAATACAACGTTACAGGTTCCCATACCATTAATAAATACACCAGAGAGATACACGTCTGAAGCTCGGCCTTCAATTCTAGCAGTTGGAGTGGTCTCCACGTTAAAAACTACCATCAATCAAATAATATTTTACGATGTGTACATACTTGCACATATGACTGATACTAATTCACCTCTCAGTACAATCAAGCAACTTGTAGACAGTTCTATCGAGAAAACAGACGACAGCGAGATCAGGTTCAAGCTCCGAACAGCTAGCCAATTAGTCGATGTTGTACAAAATCACCACGACGATCTAATAGACTCACTTGAGGACACTGACCTCGATGACGAATTACAAGAGGAACTACGGGATATGGGATATATTGAGTAAGCATCTGTCTTGAGCATCCGCGAGCGAACGGAGTGAGCGAGCGGTTCACCGACGGAGCCGTCGGAACACGGAAGAGCTCTGCTCTTCCGGAGACGGCGGAGTCGGACGTTTTTTGGTCCAGCTTTTTGCAAGGAGCGGTCGCGCGTAGCGCGACCCGACGCAGCAAAAAGGTGGGTGGATGCTACTCGTCCAGGAAGTCCGGTTCGATCCGCTTCTCGGCGTACTCGTCTTCGAGGTGCGCGCGGAACGTCTCGATCTCGACGTCCTGATCCTCCCGCTCCTTGCGGTCGCGGACCGAGATCGTCCCCGCCTCCTCCTCGTCGCCGCCGACGACGATCATGTACGGGACGCGGTCCTCCTGAGCCTCACGGATCTTCCGTCCGAGCGTCCACGAGCGGTCTTCCACCGAGACGCGGAAGTCGCCGAGTTCGTTCTTCACGCGGTGGGCGTAGCCGAGTTGGTCGTCGCTGATCGGCAGGACGCGGACCTGCTCGGGCGCGAGCCAGAACGGGAACTTCCCGTCGAAGTGCTCGATGAGCACCATAAAGAACCGCTCGTAGGAGCCATAGAGCGCGCGGTGAATCATCACCGGCCGGTGATCCTCGTTGTCCTCGCCCGTGTACGACAGCTCGAAGCGCTCGGGCATATTGAAGTCGAGTTGGACCGTCGGGCCGTCCCACTTTCGGCCCAGCGCGTCCTCGAACGCGAAGTCGATTTTGGGTCCATAGAAGGCCCCGTCGCCGGGTTCGAGGTCGTAGTCGATGCCCTGGTTTTCGAGCACGGATCGGAGCTGTGACTCGGCCTGCTCCCAGATCTCGTCGCCGCCGACGGACTTCTCCGGGCGCGTCGCTAAGGCGACGTGGGCGTCGAGGTCGAAGGTGTCGAGCACCTCGTAGATGGCCTCCATCACCTGATTCACTTCCTGCTCGATCTGCTCGGGCCGGCAGAACAGGTGACCGTCGTCGATGGTGAAAGACCAGACCCGAGAGAGCCCCGAGAGCTCGCCGCGCTGTTCCTTCCGGTACACTTTGCCGTCCTCGAAGTACCGAACCGGAAGGTCGCGGTAGGACCACGACTTCTGATCGAAGATCGTCGCGTGCCCCGGGCAGTTCATCGGCTTTAACCCATACTCCTCGTCGTTGACGTCCATCAGGAACATGTCGTCGACGTAGTTGTCGTAGTGGCCCGACTTCTTCCACAGTTCCGTCCGGAACAGGTGCGGCGTCTCGACGGGGTCGTAGCCGGCGTCCAGATTCAGCGAGCGGGCGTAGTCGCCGAGCTCGTCGAGGATCTTCTTGCCGTTGGGGTGATACAGCGGCAGCCCGGGACCGGTGACGTCGGGGATCGAGAAGAGGTCCAGTTCCTGGCCGAGCTTTCGGTGATCCCGCTCCTGGGCCTCCTCGCGGAGCGTGAGGTACTCTTCGAGGTCGGACTCGGATTCGAAGGCCGTCCCGTAGATCCGGGTCAACGTGTCCTCGTCCTCGTCGCCGCGCCAGAACGCCGAGGAGATGTTGAGCAGTTTCACCGCGCCGATGTCGCCGGTCGACTCGACGTGCGGGCCCTTACAGAGGTCCTCGAAGTCGCCTTGGGTATAAAAGGAGACGGGGTCCTCACCGGCGGCCTCGTCCTCGAGGATCTCGCGCTTGTAGCGGTTGTCCTCGTAGGTCTCGAGGGCCTCCTCGCGGGGTCGGAGTTCGCGTTCGATCGGGAGGTCCTCCTCTATGATCTCCTCCATCTCGGCCTCGATCTCCTCCAGATCTTCCGCGTCGAGGTCGACGTTCGCGACGTCGTAGTAGAACCCCTCGTCGGTCGGCGGCCCGATCGCGAGTTTCGCCTCGGGGTAGAGTCGCTGCAGCGCCTGCGCGAAGACGTGGGCCGCGGAATGTCGCAGGACGCGGAGGTACTCGTCGCTCTGGTCCGTCACGATCACGATCTCGGCGCCGTCGTGGACGGGCGCGGCCTTGTCGACGAGTTCGCCGTCGACGACGCCCGCGACGGTGTCGCGGCCGAGTCCGGGGCCGATCTCGTAGGCGACGTCCTCGACCGTCGCGTCCTCCGCGACGGAGAGTTCGGAGCCGTCGGGGAGGCGAACAACGATTTCGCTCATACGCGTTCGGAGTGCGAGCGCACGAATAAGTGTTTTCGAGTCGCCGAGCGATGTCGGGAGAAGAGCGGATCGGGGACCGCTGTCCACCCGATCAGCAGATGGCGTAGTAGGGGTACAGCTCCCCGTCTTCGGTGATCTCCACGTACGCGTTCCCGTAGCACGCGTTCGTCTCGATGGTGACGCTCTCGGTCGCGTTCCGGGCGGTCGCGGTGATCCGGAAGGACTCGATCCCGTCGGGACTCGCCTCTTCGAGGTTGTAGACGTCGCGGTCGGCCCCCGGCTCGAACGTCTCCGTCTCCTCGTAGACGGTCTCGTTCGTGGCCTCGCGGACGACGCTGATCCGGATCTCGACGGAGCGGTTCCACCTGTTCTCCACGTGGATCGCCTTGTCGGGGTCAGGCTGTTCGGACGCCTGCTCGGTCGTCGTCCACTCGTCGGTGGCCGTCTCGCCCGGCGTCGGATCGGGCGTCGGTGTCGGCGTCCCCGGCATCTCAGTGGCCGTCGGCGTCTGCGTCGGCGTGGCCGAGTCGGTCCCGGTCGACGGCGTCCCGCCGAGACAGCCGGCGGTGAGCACGACGACGAGGACGAGAGCGATCGATCGTCGGTAAGCGGGCATCACCCGACGCCACGAACGCTCGACAAAAGTCCCTTGTGTAGACTCAAAGGATCGTTGTAGCGGCCGGGGGCTCTCGGGGCCGCGTGTCGTTCCTCGCGCTCTCGGCCCCGTCGCCCTCTCGGGAGCGCGTCCCGGTCTTCGCGCTCCCGACCCTGGGTCACCCGCCCGACGCCACGTCCCGCTTCACCTCGTCGGCGTAGGCGTCAGCGAGCCGCGTCGGTTCCGGGAGTTTGTAGCCGTCACAGAGTCGCTCGACGAGGTCCGTCGCCGTGTCGACCGCGACCCGGTGGCCGGGGCTGACGTAGATCGGGTTGACGATCGGTCGCGAGTCGTACTGCCGCGACTGGAGCGCGTGTCCGATCCGTTCTCCCGGCTCGGCGTTCTCGACGTCGTCGTCCGCGAGGATCGGCGTCCGCCAGCCCTCCGGCCGCCCGTCGACGTCGGCCTCGGGCGTCCCGCAGAGCAGCCCCTTCGCGACGCCGACGCTCGGGATGTCGAGGGTCACGCCGATGTGGGTCGCCAGCCCGGCCTGCCGGTAGTGGATGCGGCCGCTGCCGTCGAAGACGACGAGGTCCGGATCGCACGTCAGTTCCGCGAAGGCCGCGAGGATCGGCCCGCCCTCGCGGAAGGCCAACAGCCCCGGGATGTACGGAATCTCTAGGTCGGTCACGGTGTGGGCGCGTTCGATCACCGTTCCGCCGCGGCGGACGACCACGACGCTCACCGCGCGGTCGTCGAGGAAGGCCTGATCGACGCCGGCGACGAGCGGGAGGGAGGACTCGGCGCTCGGAGACCCGGGAGAGAGCGTCGCCTGTCGGGAGTCACCGCCGGAACCGGAGTCGCGAAGCGGGCCGACCGCCGCCGGATCGAAGTCGAACTCGTCAGCCCACGTCGCGACTGCGGCGACCTCGCGCTGGAGGGACTCCATCTCCTCGCGTGTCGCCGAGGCGTCGGGGACGAACGCCGGACGGGCCGGGTTCATCGCTCAAAACCGTCCGCCGGGGCCGCCCGGTCCGCCCGGCCCACCGGGTCCGCCCCGACCGCCGCCGAACTGCAGCGACTGCGGGACGCCGACGCGGCCCTTCACGCGGACGCCGTAGGCGAGTCCGACCAGGAGGCCCGCCAGGTGTGCGAGGTGGGCGACGTTGCCGCCGACGACGCCGCCGCCGGCGGCGACGCCGAACCCGGCGACGATGCTGAACGCGGCGAACCCGAGCGTCAGCACCCACAGCGGCATCGGGATGATGAAGTACAGGTACACCTTCAGATTCGGGTTCAACACGGTCAGCACGCCGAGAACGCCCATAATCGCCCCCGACGCGCCGACGACGCCCGCCCCGAAGGGACCGACCGTGAGAAGCGTCGAGAGCACCTGCGCGAGGCCGGCGACGATGCCCGCCGCGAAGAACAGCGCCGTGAAGCGCTTCGTGTCGAGGTAACGCTCGACGACCGGGCCGAAGAAGTACAGCGCGATGCTGTTGAACGCGATGTGCGTGAAGCCCCCGTGGGCGAAGATGGACGTGATCCACGTCCAGACGTACTCGATGTGTCCGGGCGAGAGCACGAACGCCGCCTGCCAGAGGCTGCTCCGCGGCGACGCGCCGAGGAGCAGGGGAAAGACGAAAAACTGCAGCGCGAAGGTGACCCACATCACGCCGAGGAAGACGTAGCTCATATTCCCGCGGAAGTACCCCAGGGGGCCGCCAGTGCCGAGAACTCGGTCGGCGACACCCCCCGAAGTTGATCCGCCGCCGCGGTTCCGGACCGAGTCGTCGAAGCCGCTGTCGAACACTCCGGAAGGATCGTCCCAGTCACCGAGACCCGGGCAGTCGTGGTTCTCCGGGAGCCGGTGCTCGGCGCAGAAGGTCTGTCCGCACCGTCGGCACTGGTACGGCATATTCTCGTGTGCCCCGCACTCGTCGCAGGTAGCCATCACTCTCCGTAGTCACGGCGGGAGTAAAAGCCGTTCCCCTCCGTCCGGCGAGGCGTGGCACGGTTCCGACCGTCGTGGTCGGCTGGCCTACGTGCCCCGTTCCTCGGCGTCCTCGTCGCTCGCCTCGTCAGTCGGTGCCTCGTCGTCGTCTCCCGGGGTGGAAGCGCGGGGAACGACCGTCGGGTGAGCGACGCCGAGGCGCGGTCTACTGGCGGCCATCACGCTTGGACGTTGGTCCTCCACCCGCAAAAGATTACCCATACGCATAAATCATCCGTCAGTGCGTCAGGAATTACTGATAGATATACCAGAGGCGGTCGTACCCATCCGGAACAGGATCGAAAGCGACGTCCGAGAGATCCCCACGGGAAACGAGCGAGTGGCGCGAACGTCGGGTGCGGAACGCTGAAACGAGCGTTACGCGTGTGTGGTATCGCTGAAACGAACCGTTACGCGAAGTTCTCTTCGTAGAGGTCCATCGCGTGCTCGATGGCGTCCTTCGCGGCCGCGGCGTCGTCCCAGCCGAGCGTCTCCGTCTCTTTGCCCGCTTCGAGGTTCTTGTACGTCTCGAAGAACTCGGCGATCTCGGCCTTCTTTTGGTCGGTGAGGTCGTCGACGTCCTGCACGTCGTCGTATCGGGGGTCCTCGGCCGGGACGGCGATCACTTTGTCGTCCTTCTCGCCGTCGTCGTCCATCTCCATCAGCGCGACCGGGCGCGCCTCGATGATACAGCCGGGGAACGTCTGGTCTTCGACCAGTACGAGGATGTCGAAGGGGTCCTCGTCGTCGTAGTACGTCTGCGGGAGGAAGCCGTAGTCGGAGGGGTAGTGGACGTTCGAGTGAAGCACGCGGTCGAGGACGACGCCCGGGACGTCCTTGTCGTACTCGTACTTGTTCCGCTCGCCCTTCAGACACTCGACGACGGCGTAGACGACGTCCGGCGCGTCCGGTCCGGTCTCGATGTCTTCCCAGAGGTTCGACATACCAGCAGTGTCGCCGAACGAGCAAAAAGTCCTTTCGCATCGGTTCGGGCGCACCGGCCGTGAGCCGTGTTCACAACCACCTGAGCGTGGATGTCGGGGGTCGAAGTGCTCTCCACGTACTCGTCGGAGAATATCCAAGTCTGTCGGAGAGTATACAGTTCTGGCGTCGATCCGCCCCTGTTTCACAGCGCTGATCGATCGAGTACCGCCTCGGACGGCCGGAATACGAGTGATGAGGGCCATCGAGATCCGCCGTTGGGAAGCGTTAAATATCACGGTGACTTTGGCTTCGGTATGTCAGAGGCACAAACAGTTACCGAGGCAGATAGTGTAGTGCGTGACCTTACGGCGTTCCAGCAGAATATTCTCGTGATCCTCTCGGAGGAACCGATGTACGGACTCGCGATCAAGCGACAGCTCGAGTCCTACTACGGGACGGAGGTCAACCACGGCCGACTGTACCCCAACCTCGACGACCTCGTCGAGATGGGGCTCGTCGAAAAGAGCGAACTCGACAAGCGGAC is drawn from Halobellus limi and contains these coding sequences:
- the hflX gene encoding GTPase HflX, with protein sequence MSGTSPVVVAKRVDGGDDADLTEIADLASAAGYDVVGRLSQSREEDAAYHFGEGKVEELAALVRETDAQAVVVDNRLGPYQTYNIGGKLPEGVEVIDRFTLILEIFGQRANTRKAQLQVELAELRYELPRAEAKASLAKRDERPGFMGLGEYDESRERDIKAQISRIKQELDAIAEKEETRREQRRESGFDLVALAGYTNAGKSTLMRQLADDLDVSENEDLHPDLDPTAESEDRLFTTLGTTTRRADTGTRDVLLTDTVGFISDLPHWLVESFESTLDSVYRADLVLLVVDASESVEEMREKLVTCHDTLYERNEAPIVTVLNKIDRVDDDELAEKRAALDALAPNPVAVSGLTGENVEELTARIEAELPDWREERLLLPLSDDAMSLVSWLYDHGNVEREEYTGEDVLVEFSARPAIVEKARSKAAEVRAPPGSAESGDVSEASVDSP
- a CDS encoding ATP-dependent DNA helicase is translated as MNAAGRLRDVSWQAVFGHDEPYPEQADGIDAAVEAAEENGFLVVEGACGTGKTMLALTAGIDRVRDPDSDYERVLVLTSVKQQLRQFESDLETINGNLPEGWQPVSGLTLVGKADVCPYSREGVAGVDDETVYDRCEGLRERTRNLVGEGGETSAGTLVSEARETQTGLLDSGSTQGPDYLSTAGEPTPYLPETAEYGDTEYCPFYATFLDDVPEDGDPIEAVPFDLTEHGHIAPEELVRLSAGYGTCPHSVMGAVLPHVEVVLGNYYHAFDPTTVGSFTGAIVDEETFVVCDEAHMLEPRVRDLVSDGVGDATLRDAENELTRVLQPVEFEAAGKDTAAGDGEDAPANADADLVRGELEDADVTLRELRETREFVSELRSELDRRVRAHLDRTRPDWRADLSRLDDDEIPLRDPAEPAVDELTEWAADAGHDEATWLRAESVGAVVARILNEAEDDDVRRAALAVGRTLANWARTDHVAYFREIELERTWDETARENTWRRAYNARLALHNCVPGEAIAERLGEFGGGVLMSATLEPMDVLREVTGLDALAESGRPVEERTYGLSFPPENRASFAVDVPKFTHENRGGRGEANPTRRAHVDAVCEIARSPGNVLVGMPNYAEAAWMAESLSERLGRPVLLDESSGDDATESLKSEFFGGDAKVLVTSLRGTLTEGVDYRGDRLAAAVVCGVPIIDTSSPRTRALKTAYDRRFGSDGQGGRSGFETALTVPAVRKARQAIGRVIRGPEEVGVRALVDARYARASWDSVREYLSEPERAEFDPVSPDMLGYGVDRFWSGVEER
- the moaC gene encoding cyclic pyranopterin monophosphate synthase MoaC translates to MTSDENTDETTEHRDGEATASEDDADSQRTDGGDRAAGDDDAELTHVDETGDVQMVDVGSKPDSKRRAVARGEIHLSASTIGAIRSDAVEKGDVLATARIGAVQAVKHTWETIPMCHQIPITNVDTDFDVREECVRLTVTVETTGKTGCEMEALEGVTTGLNVVWDMVKAAEKDGSGQYPGTRIGGVEVLTKEKRRVDESD
- a CDS encoding NAD(P)H-hydrate dehydratase; this encodes MAAVDRNAEALCVPRKQLMESSGNAVARAVRGLADAGASVTVVAGRGNNGGDAFVAARFLDDYEVSVRLLGRPESIATDIARENWEALRAAECDAEAVTDSANLDLGDPDVVVDAMLGTGVTGALREPEATAAKAVNDLDASVLSVDVPSGVDADTGESAGVAVDADRVVTFHDEKPGLSALDAEVTVADIGIPAAAERFTGPGDLLALDRPSQSHKGDFGEVLVVGGGPYTGAPALAAQSALRAGADLVRVACPEAVAREIQGYSENLILRPYDGERLASEHVEDVLSLAADHDVAVLGPGLGDHEETLAAVAEFLERYDGTAVVDADALQVVPEVDTEATLLCTPHQGELRKMGGETDEDWRTRADLASEFAAELGHVLLVKGAYDVIAAGDETRVNRTGNPGMTVGGTGDVLAGAAGALACVLSPFQAAAVAAYANGRAGDAAVEENGYGLLATDLIDRLPAALRSDTR
- a CDS encoding ArsR/SmtB family transcription factor; the protein is MSGVLPPEPDRGATEEDGGDLRVLPLDDDEAARLINCLAADTARSTLTALQNDPATASELADGVGTSLQNVRHHLDNLREAGLVRVVDTRYSVKGREMKVYAPTRDSLVVCVGDSADVD